The genomic DNA TATTTCATCGATAGCTTCTTTAAGAGGAAATAGATTTGCGCCGGCTTATTTTGCATCAAAAGCCTATCAAAAAGCTTACTTGGAAAGTTTATATATTAAAACGAAATCAATCGCATCAAAAAAAGTCTTTATTACAGAAATTCGCCCAGGTTTTGTAGATACTGCAATGGCATTAGGAGATGGAATTTTTTGGATGGTACCACTAGAAAAAGCAGCAAAACAAATTTATATGGCTATCCAAAAGAAAAAAAGAGTTGCTTATATTTCTAAGCGTTGGAGATTAATAGCGATTGTTTTAAAAAATGCACCAGCATGGTTGTTAAAAAAGGTCTTATAGAATTACTTTCATAATAATGTATTTATATAAAAAAGAAATAACATGGAAAAAGAGATAGCAGCAGTACGCGAATTTCATAGCGTATTTAAGTTAGGAATTAACAATGAGCCTACTACTAATATAGGGGGAGATAGAAAAATGTTACGCTTTAACTTAATGAAAGAAGAAAATGAGGAGTATTTAGAAGCAGCTCAAAATAATAACTTGGTAGAGGTGGCAGATGCCCTAGGTGATATGTTATATATATTATGTGGAACCATTATAGAGCACGGTATGCAAGATAAGATAGTAGCAGTGTTTGAAGAAATACAACGCAGTAATATGAGTAAGCTAGGAAAAGATGGAACACCAATTTATCGAGAAGATGGAAAAGTATTAAAGGGACCAAATTATTTCAGTCCTAATATAAAGAAGATCTTAAAAGAATAACAATTAAAAATAATAGTAAATACTGAGAGATGAAATAAGAAAAAAAGGTATCGAGAATCAGTTTCGGGGGAAACCTTTATTCTCGATACACATAAACTTACCCCGATATTAAAATTCATATAAATGAATTGGAGATTTATCGTTGATAAGCAAGGCTATATAGCTTTAAAATTAAGAGACAGGTTGCTTCTTAAGCACATCCAAAATGATTTCAGGATCAAGTCTTTCTGTATAATCTTCAGGAGCAAAACTATAAATAATCTCTCGTTGTTTGTTTACAATAAAAGTAGCAGGCATAGGTAATTCATAATCTTTATTCCCATTAGATTGATCTACATGAAGATTAAATGAATGATATACTTCTCTTAATTCTTCTGGCATTTTAAAAACCAACCCTATAGATTTTGCATATGTATTATCAAGATCGCTTAATACACTAAATGTTAGTTTGTTTTTTTCTGATGTGCTTAGTGAATTATCAGGAGTTTCAGGAGAAATTGCTACTAAATCTGCTCCTAGCTCTTTTAATTGGGGAATGATATCTTGCAAGGCTTTTAGCTCTAAATTACAATACGGACACCAACCACCTCTATAAAAAGAAACTACTAAAAAATCACTTTTAAAGTCGTCAAGACTTACAGGTTTGCTAGTGGCATCCACTAGGTTGAATACAGGAAGTGTGCTTCCAGGTTGTATTGCTTTTTTACTAAGAGCTACATCCTTTAATGCTTTGGTGCTATTTTGCATAATTGTTAATTGCTCTAAAGGAATGTTTTTTGCACTTATTTCTTTGGTATTGGCTAATATTTTTGATAAACTCATCATTACTTTTTTTAAATTTTACATATTCAATACTATATATGTTTTAAAATTTTATGTAAAGAGCTTGCATTATTTTTAGTATTGTTTAAGAAAGAGAAATTAGGTAAAACCTTTGGCTGTACTTTTATTCCTTAATAACAAACTAAAAAGAAAGAAGCTATGCACAAAATTTTGCGACGTAAATAGCAGATCGTTTTAACACTACAAAAGTCAGCCAAATTATAGTTTATAAAAATGTAAAAAAAGGAAAAAAAGATGTAAAAAATTCCCACTAAACCTTTTTTAAAAACGCATTCCTATACTGTGTAGGTGTAAGCTCAACGCTCTTTTTAAAATATTTTATAAAGTAGTAAGGGTCCTTGAAACCAAGTTGATAGGCAATCATCTGGCTAGTGTCTGCCGTGTGAAGTAGCTTATGTTTCGCCTTTTCTATAACCTTTTCAGTAATAAAATTACAAGGAGTTTTTTGTTCGCTTTTTTTAACTTCTTTAATCAGTTTCTTTAAAGGAATTTGTAACATCTCAGCATAATCTCCTGCGCAATAATTTTTACCAACATTTTGATCAATAAGAGCAGAAAATCTTTCGGTAATAGTGGGCTTTTCATTATGAAGAGCAAAGTCATTGAATAGTTCGCTCCATAAAATATGCATATAGCTTTCTATAAGACGTTTATTTTCTTTAGCCTTTTCAATAGCATTAATAAGGTGCTTTTTGTTTTCTACATTGTTAATACTTTGAAATTTAAAGTACGTAGTTGTTTTTTTAGCAACTTTATCAATATCAGGGAAAGTTTTTAAAAAATCATCCGTTAATTCAATAACAAACGCTTCTAAATAAGGAGAAGCTGCCAAAATATAAAAAGGAGTATCAAAAAAGAAATAGCTATTTGAAGGTATTGTTTGATTTTTTTCTGATTTTTCAATCGTAATGTTACCATTTAAAAGAATGCAAACGCTTTTTCCATTAGGAGTAAGTGTGTCGTTATTTTTAATATTATAAATCATTTTCTTTACATTGAAGAGGTTTTATATCAGTTATCATTCTCATTAAATGAGGTGTTTTTTTTTAATACGACAACGTTATGATCCATAACGCTCCCCACAAATATAAAACCTTTATAAAGAAGAGCGATAGTTGCAGTTGCTATTCTATTTCGATTACTTGTAAAAATATTGTTTATTGTGTAATGTTTTTATATTACTTTAATTTTGTCTTTTATAGTTATTGAATTTGTTCCTTTTATCATTAACTTGTGTTCCTCTCTAAGTTGTTTCCATTCAGTAGCTTTAATAAAATGATTATGAAAATTAGTTTTGCCTTTTCTAGGAAAAGAAGCTATAGCATAAACAATTTTATTTTTAGGGATTATACCTTTGTTTCTAAATAGAGCAATATTCACAAGAAACTTTTCTTTCATTTCTTTATGGTAGGCAGAAACATTTTTGGGTTTACAATCTTTTATCTCAATAAAAATAATAAATGATTCAAGTGTGTTTGAAGTTAGGTACATCACACCTTCACATTGTTTTAATTCTCTGTCACCATCCATAAAACATTGCGGTTTAAAGATAGTTGTTGAAATGTTTAAAGATGTTGGATTTAGAATCTTTAAAGGAGGAATATCTGGTGGTAGCCTTTCTAAAACTTCGACAGATTTAGCAGAGTTTGTTCTTTCGGTATAATCAACTATATAAAACTTGTCTTTTTGAGTTGTAACATGCCTTAACTTATCTTGTCCAAATTCAGCATTCATATTATCCTTCATCTGAATAGTAATTTAAAATTTCGAAATACTCATCAGTTAACTCTGTCATTTTAATATCAAAATAATTTTCTGATATAATATAATCTTTATCTTGAATATTACGAATTTCACCATCTTCTATTTCCCAGACTGACACCAGTTTTGGAGTAATCCATGAAGGCTGACTTTGAAAATTGATGAGTTTATCAGAAGGAATATTTTCTTTAACTAATCCGCCTAATAAGCAGTTGTTTAGTGCGTAAAGTATGTACGGGCTATGTGTGGTTAATGTTAAGTTATGATTTCTATCTGTATTGCATATTTTATTGAGTAAATGATAAACTAATTCTTTTTGCGTTTCTGGAAATAGGTTTTGTTCAGGTTCTTCGATAATTACGTTAGAAAAAGCATAATCTGTAGATAAACCAATCTCATTCCAAACTTTTTCTTTTGTTTCGTTTAGCAATTCAGTGTCCTGTTTAAAATTGGATTCTTGTTTAAGGTTTTGATTTTTTATGATCCAATCATAATCTGCTTTTAGGTTTTCAGGTAACAATTCTCTAATATATTTTTTTTCAGCAGGAGAAGGATTCCTTTTTTGAGTATAAAGAGTAGAAAACATAAACTCACAAACTACAAGTAAAGGAGTTATTGATTGCTGACCACTTGAAGATCGTTGTAATGAAATTCTCTTATTATTGGGTAATGTAAGAATATCATTTTTAGACGAGGCATCATAGCTGTATTTTATATCAATTGATTTTAGAGGGTTTTGATACTCTTTCTTTTTTGTAAGAATTTCTTTAAAACTAATCCAATCGTTTAAAAAATTTATGATATTATCATAACCATCATTATATCTTTCTAAATTAGGAATTGCTGATACAAAATTTCTTTCAGCGGGTATATACTCAATTTTTAAATTTTTATATCTACTAAGCTTTTGATTAGAAACTTTTCTTATTTCTGTAGTTTTATTCTTACCTTCAAAATTAATTATAGTCCAATCACTTTCATATTCTATCTTAGAGCTATCAGAAAAGTATCCATTGTCCATTCTATGGAAATCCGTTAGGCCATCGTAAAAGTTATAATTATCACCTGCTAAAAGATGGTTCTTTTCATACCAACTACATTGACTAATTATTTTAGCAATGGTGCTTTTACCGCTGCTTTGAGGTCCCATAAATACATTAACTTTATTTAAATTAAAATCAGCATTTTTTATTGGTCCTATGTTTTTAATCTTTATGCGAGCCATACTTTTATATCAAATATTATAAGGAGCTGTTTATTAATCTTATTAGAGCGGTAAAATTAATCTTTTATAGATAAAAAAAGTGTCATTTGATGAAAATATGCTTTACGAATCCTTTTTTATAGGCTTCTCATAAAATTACAATTCATAGTTTTGTCCTTCTTCAGCAAAGCCAAAGCCCAAACGCTTTATCTCATTTTTTTCTTTTGTGTTTTTATGTAAGGTAGGGTTGGTGTGGTTAAAATGAATGAAAATAATTTTGCTTTTTGTGGCTATGGATTCCTTTTTAAATATGTTGATAGTTTCTTCAATAAAAGGGTGAGGTACTTCTGTCATGGCTCTTTTAACTTCTTTTTGATGTAAGAAAGTAGCATCCAAAAAAGCATAATCTACTTTTTTAACCTCCTCAATAATATTCTTTTTCCATTGTTGCCATTTGTTAATATCAGGAATAAACAAAGCTACCTTACTATTCCCCGAAATCTTATACCCCACTGTTTCAGAAAACTCATCTCTATGAGGTACTATAAATGGAGTTACTTTTAAATCATTATTCAATACAACAGTATGGGCATCCTTTAAATCAGTTAGTACAATGTTTTTTAAAGAGACGAGTTGACTCCAAGGAGCATTGTTGGTTAAAAAAGTGTTCATTTTAGGCATAACATATACTTTAGTTCCTTGTTTTCCTAAGGCTTCTCTACCAAAATACATTAAACCAGTATAATGCCCAATATGCGCATGTGTTAAAAACACCCCATCAATAATAGCAGTAGTTTGCAGATGCAGCCTATTAATATCAGCAAGTTGGGTAGCAATATCAGGAGAAGCTTCAAACAACCATTTTTGTTTATTTTTACGATCTATAAGTCCCAAAGAAGTTACCCTCTTTTTCTTTTGAAGTCCTTCGTAAAAATCATTACAACATTTCTGTTTGCAGCCAATATGAGGGTATCCAGCATCTTGAGCGGTTCCTAGAATTGTAATGTATTGCTGGTATGTAACTGCTGTTTTTTGTGATTTAGGAGGATGGTTAGTGCATGCAGCAATTATAAAAAGTAATAAAGACGTAATAAGTAGCTGTTTCATAAAGAAAATATTTTAACGAAGCTACAAAAAAGAAAAACCTCAACATATGTTGAGGTTTAAAATCTTTAGAAAAAACATGCAAATTATGTCGTTTTTTCTTTAGTAATCATATCAAGCTCATTCATTAGTGAGTAAACATTATTAACCATTTTAAGAATGGTTCCGTTTGAATCCACAATAATGTGTGTAGGATATTGTTTAATCTTTAATTTTTTAGACATATACTTTTTTTGCTCAGGAATTACCGCATACTTAAAAGCTTTTTTCTCTAAGAATGCTTTCAACTTATCCCCTTTGTCAAAAGCTAGACTAACAAAAGTGATGTTTTTGTTATCTTTATAGCGATCTACCAATTTATTTAACTCTGGAAATTCTTCAACACAAATTTTACAATTGATAAACCAACATTTTAAGACGAGTATTTTCCCTTTGGTATCTGCTTTATTATAAGCAACACCATCAAGATCTACAAAATTGTATTCAGGGAGTTTTTTGCCTTCCATTTTATAATATAAGCGCGCAATTGTAGCAGCGGCTTTTACTTCTTTAGCTATTTTTTCATCAGAAGTTTTGCTTAAATTAAATAGTTGATAATGACGTTTATTGCTGCCTTTTAGCTTTATAGGTATATAAGCTCCTGTTCTTAAGAGAGATAAGAATGTGCCTTTATTCATTTTGCTACCTATATTGTCTAAAGGAGTAAAGGTGGACATTAAATCAATGTTTTCCTTATAGTAGGTTTTCCATGCTTCGTAACTTTTTTGAGCATCAGCTACTACTATATTAGGAGTTAAATTGCCTTCTTCCTCTGTGCTAGTATCTTTGGCTACGGCAGGAGTAACTGCAGTTGTTCTTTCAACAGCTACTTCTTCAGCAGGCATTGGCAAGGCAGTTTTCCGTATAGCAGGTGCTACTTTTTCAGATGTAGAACTATTAGTTTTGTTACTTTTTTTAACTGTATTTTTTGTACGATCATTTACAGTTGTCGATTTGTTTTCATACAGACTTATACCAATAGTTATAACAGTAAAACTTACAACGATTGATAGTATTGCTGGTAAAATATTTTTCATCCCCCTAAATATTTATCAGCAACAAAGATACAAGAAATTAATAAAATGGCATCTATAAGGATTATAGTTTGAAATTACCATAAAAAAAAGGAGTATTATTTCCTTTTTTTTATGGTAATTTCAAAATGTGAAAGTAGGTGCTATAAGGTAACTCTCCAACCATATGGGTCCGAAACCTTATTGGTTTGTATGTCTGTAATTCGTTTTTTTAAGCTGCTAGCATATGAATTTGTAATTTCAGGTAACTCATAGTCCTTTTCCTTAAAACCAAAAGCAGCAATAGGAGAAATAACCGCAGCGGTTCCTGCTCCAAACATTTCTTTTAAAGCACCATTTTTAGCAGCCTCAACAACTTCTGAAACAGTGATTTTTCGTTCTTCAACAGGAATGTTTTCATCTTTAGCTATCTGTAAAATACTTTTACGAGTAATACCATCTAAAATTCGATCACTTGTAGGACTGGTTATTAATGTGTCATTAATTCTAACAAAAATATTCATAGCTCCAGCTTCTTCAATGTATTCATGTTGGTTGTCATCTGTCCATATAACTTGATGATAGCCTTTTTCAACAGCCAATTGAGTAGGGTAAAATTGTCCAGCATAATTCCCTCCAGCCTTTGCGTATCCTACACCGCCATTAGCTGCACGTGAATATTTTTCTTCAATTAAAACCTTAACCTTTCCAGAAAAATAAGCTCCTGAAGGTGCTGTACAAATAATTAATTTATAAGCATTTGCTGGCGAAGCATGAAACCCTTCACCTGTAGCAAATATAAAAGGACGTATATATAAAGAACTGCCCTCATTAGTAGGAATCCATTGGCTATCAATTTCTAATAGCTTTTTTAATCCTTCCATGAACATATTTTCAGGAATCTGAGGAATTGCCAAACGCTCTGCTGATTTGTTCAATCGTTTGCAATTGTCTAAAGGACGAAATAACAGGGTGTTGCCGTTAGTGTCTTTGTAGGCTTTCATTCCTTCAAAAATAGATTGCCCATAATGAAAAATTTTAGCAGAAGGGTTTAAAGATATTGGACCGTAGGGTTGAATAGTAGCATTTTTCCATTCTCCGTCAATATAATCGCATACAAACATATGATCCGAAAAGACACTTCCAAAAGAAAGGTTGTTAAAGTCTATCGTATCAATTTTTGATTGCTTTATAAGCTCAACGCGTATATTAGATTCCATAAAGTTAATTCTATTATTAATAGGGGTAAAAATACAAAAAAAAACGTGGGTTTTTATGTGCGAATAGGAGGCGAGTGTTAAAAAAAACATATCTTTGAATAACATAATTTTTTTTAACACTTTATTATGAGAAATTTACTAAAAGTAGGGTTTTTAATGGCTCTTTTTTTTATTTCATGCAAGCAAGTAGCGAAAGAAAATCAGCCTCAAAAAGCGGATGTTTCCCCTGTAATCCCCCTTTCTTTAGGAGCTAAAATAACTAAAGAAAAAGCATTGTCTTCAACAGAGGCTTTTGGAAAAATAAAAGCATTACAAGTAGGTGATACGTTACATGTAAAACTTGCGTCAACAGTGAGTGAGGTTTGTAGCAAAAAAGGGTGCTGGATGAAACTTCCATTAGCAGAAGGCGTAAAAATGATGGTTAGGTTTAAAGATTATGGTTTTTTTATGCCCTTAGATAGTAAAGGAAAAAATGTAATTGTTGAAGGGATGGCTTTTGTACAAGAAACCTCAATAGCAGCATTACGTCATTATGCAGAAGATGCAGGAAAAACAAAAGAAGAAATAGCCAATATAACAAGTCCTAAAAAAGAGTTTGCTTTTGAAGCAAATGGTGTTTTATTAAATTAAGCCTATCAAAAGAGAAATTATCATAACGTCAGATGGTTCTACTACCATACATTTGCCAGACTGGAACGAGCAGTATCACTCCAAGCACGGAGCTATACAAGAAGCTTATCACGTATTTATAAGAAACGGATTAGAAGCTTTGCCAATTGCTAATATTTCTATTTTAGAAATAGGCTTTGGAACAGGGCTAAACTGCTTTATCACTTTTTTAGAAGCACAAAAAAAAGCAACTAGCATCAATTATACAGGTGTAGAAGGGTATCCCATACAAAAAGAAGAACTTGAAAAGCTAAATTATGTAACCGCGTTAAGTGCTGGTAGTCAAAGTGCTATTTTTGATAAAATGCATGAGGTTTTATGGAATGAAGAGCAAGAGATTACGAAAGAATTTTCATTGCTTAAAAAACAGCAATTTTTTGAAGATATTGATGAAGAAAATGCTTATGATTTGGTTTATTTTGATGCTTTTGGAGCAACGAATCAACCAGAGTTATGGACGGAAGTTATTTTTGAAAAAATGTATAAGGCCATGAAAAAAGGAGGGGTACTTGTTACATATTCAGCCAAAGGAAGTGTTCGTAGAGCTATGCAAGCGGTAGGTTTTGTAGTAGAGCGCTTGCCTGGACCACCAGGGAAAAGAGAAATGCTAAGAGCTGTTAAAACAATAATATAATCATTCAAATAAAAACCCGTATATGAAGTTTCAAAGAAGGTTTGGAAACCGGAGAAAAGCAGCACCTAAGAAAGGCCTTTTTTTAGTATTGCTATTAGTTATGGTGTTATTTCTTTGGTATAATGCTGAAAAAATTATAGAGAATTTGTTTTAGTATAAGTATGTGTTTGGAGCTAGCATTTTATACTAGTAGTCGTTTAAAATCGTGGTATAAAAAAGATCGTTGTTTTTCTTGATAAAAAATAGCCCCTCTTTATTTACATTTTCTTTTTCTAATAAGCGAAGAAGAAAGAAAGGTGAAGAGCGTGCTTATAATGTTTGGGGAAATTTTAATATTAACTCGTAAAAAAAAGTATTTGAAACCTTTTCAGTTTAAAGAATTTTTAGTGAATCAAGATAAAACAGCTATGAAAATAGGTACTGATGCTGTTTTATTAGGAGCATGGACAGCAGTAAATACCTACCCTGATGCTATTTTAGATGTAGGGTCGGGTACAGGGGTTATAGCACTAATGTTAGCGCAACGGAGTGATGCGATGACAATAGATGCTGTGGAATTAGATGCAGATGCTTATGCACAAACAGTAGAGAATTTTGAACAGTCAGATTGGGGAGATCGTTTGTTTTGTTATCATTCCGATTTTAAAGATTTTGCTAAAGAAATAGCAGCAGAAGAAGAAGAATATGATCTTATTGTTTCTAATCCTCCGTTTTATACAGATGAGTTTGAAACCAATAACGAAGCAAGAAATAAGGCGCGTTTTACATCGTCACTTTCTTTTGAAGAATTGCTTGCTGGTGTGGCTAAAATATTGGCAAAAGAAGGGCGTTTTTCTGTGATTATTCCTTTTAAAGAAGAACAAAATTTTGTGGCATTGGCATTGGATAATCAATTGTATTTGAATAGGGTTTGCCATGTAAAAGGTACGCCAACATCAGATGTGAAACGGAGCTTATTGTCTTTTTCATTTGGTAAAAAAGAATTGGTTAGAGAAACGTTGGTGATAGAAACAGCACGCCATGAATATACTGAAGCGTATATTGCATTAACTCATGATTTTTATTTAAAAATGTAGTTACTAGGGTTGTAGTAGCTAAGTTATTTTATGATGATTTCGTTCTTAATAACGCGCATTTGGCTTTATAAGCTTTGTTATTTTAATTTTTTAAGAAAAAAGAAGTAAATGTAGTAGGAGGTGAGTAATTGTTTATGGAATAGTTCGATAAAAAAAACAAAGCCTTTTGCTAA from Tenacibaculum maritimum NCIMB 2154 includes the following:
- a CDS encoding tRNA1(Val) (adenine(37)-N6)-methyltransferase, with translation MKIGTDAVLLGAWTAVNTYPDAILDVGSGTGVIALMLAQRSDAMTIDAVELDADAYAQTVENFEQSDWGDRLFCYHSDFKDFAKEIAAEEEEYDLIVSNPPFYTDEFETNNEARNKARFTSSLSFEELLAGVAKILAKEGRFSVIIPFKEEQNFVALALDNQLYLNRVCHVKGTPTSDVKRSLLSFSFGKKELVRETLVIETARHEYTEAYIALTHDFYLKM
- a CDS encoding pyrophosphohydrolase domain-containing protein yields the protein MEKEIAAVREFHSVFKLGINNEPTTNIGGDRKMLRFNLMKEENEEYLEAAQNNNLVEVADALGDMLYILCGTIIEHGMQDKIVAVFEEIQRSNMSKLGKDGTPIYREDGKVLKGPNYFSPNIKKILKE
- a CDS encoding peroxiredoxin-like family protein gives rise to the protein MSLSKILANTKEISAKNIPLEQLTIMQNSTKALKDVALSKKAIQPGSTLPVFNLVDATSKPVSLDDFKSDFLVVSFYRGGWCPYCNLELKALQDIIPQLKELGADLVAISPETPDNSLSTSEKNKLTFSVLSDLDNTYAKSIGLVFKMPEELREVYHSFNLHVDQSNGNKDYELPMPATFIVNKQREIIYSFAPEDYTERLDPEIILDVLKKQPVS
- a CDS encoding TlpA family protein disulfide reductase, with the protein product MKNILPAILSIVVSFTVITIGISLYENKSTTVNDRTKNTVKKSNKTNSSTSEKVAPAIRKTALPMPAEEVAVERTTAVTPAVAKDTSTEEEGNLTPNIVVADAQKSYEAWKTYYKENIDLMSTFTPLDNIGSKMNKGTFLSLLRTGAYIPIKLKGSNKRHYQLFNLSKTSDEKIAKEVKAAATIARLYYKMEGKKLPEYNFVDLDGVAYNKADTKGKILVLKCWFINCKICVEEFPELNKLVDRYKDNKNITFVSLAFDKGDKLKAFLEKKAFKYAVIPEQKKYMSKKLKIKQYPTHIIVDSNGTILKMVNNVYSLMNELDMITKEKTT
- a CDS encoding helix-turn-helix domain-containing protein, producing the protein MIYNIKNNDTLTPNGKSVCILLNGNITIEKSEKNQTIPSNSYFFFDTPFYILAASPYLEAFVIELTDDFLKTFPDIDKVAKKTTTYFKFQSINNVENKKHLINAIEKAKENKRLIESYMHILWSELFNDFALHNEKPTITERFSALIDQNVGKNYCAGDYAEMLQIPLKKLIKEVKKSEQKTPCNFITEKVIEKAKHKLLHTADTSQMIAYQLGFKDPYYFIKYFKKSVELTPTQYRNAFLKKV
- a CDS encoding DUF4920 domain-containing protein, encoding MRNLLKVGFLMALFFISCKQVAKENQPQKADVSPVIPLSLGAKITKEKALSSTEAFGKIKALQVGDTLHVKLASTVSEVCSKKGCWMKLPLAEGVKMMVRFKDYGFFMPLDSKGKNVIVEGMAFVQETSIAALRHYAEDAGKTKEEIANITSPKKEFAFEANGVLLN
- a CDS encoding branched-chain amino acid aminotransferase; translation: MESNIRVELIKQSKIDTIDFNNLSFGSVFSDHMFVCDYIDGEWKNATIQPYGPISLNPSAKIFHYGQSIFEGMKAYKDTNGNTLLFRPLDNCKRLNKSAERLAIPQIPENMFMEGLKKLLEIDSQWIPTNEGSSLYIRPFIFATGEGFHASPANAYKLIICTAPSGAYFSGKVKVLIEEKYSRAANGGVGYAKAGGNYAGQFYPTQLAVEKGYHQVIWTDDNQHEYIEEAGAMNIFVRINDTLITSPTSDRILDGITRKSILQIAKDENIPVEERKITVSEVVEAAKNGALKEMFGAGTAAVISPIAAFGFKEKDYELPEITNSYASSLKKRITDIQTNKVSDPYGWRVTL
- the mnmD gene encoding tRNA (5-methylaminomethyl-2-thiouridine)(34)-methyltransferase MnmD gives rise to the protein MKREIIITSDGSTTIHLPDWNEQYHSKHGAIQEAYHVFIRNGLEALPIANISILEIGFGTGLNCFITFLEAQKKATSINYTGVEGYPIQKEELEKLNYVTALSAGSQSAIFDKMHEVLWNEEQEITKEFSLLKKQQFFEDIDEENAYDLVYFDAFGATNQPELWTEVIFEKMYKAMKKGGVLVTYSAKGSVRRAMQAVGFVVERLPGPPGKREMLRAVKTII
- a CDS encoding MBL fold metallo-hydrolase; protein product: MKQLLITSLLLFIIAACTNHPPKSQKTAVTYQQYITILGTAQDAGYPHIGCKQKCCNDFYEGLQKKKRVTSLGLIDRKNKQKWLFEASPDIATQLADINRLHLQTTAIIDGVFLTHAHIGHYTGLMYFGREALGKQGTKVYVMPKMNTFLTNNAPWSQLVSLKNIVLTDLKDAHTVVLNNDLKVTPFIVPHRDEFSETVGYKISGNSKVALFIPDINKWQQWKKNIIEEVKKVDYAFLDATFLHQKEVKRAMTEVPHPFIEETINIFKKESIATKSKIIFIHFNHTNPTLHKNTKEKNEIKRLGFGFAEEGQNYEL